One window of the Haloarcula halobia genome contains the following:
- the purD gene encoding phosphoribosylamine--glycine ligase has translation MTETVLLVGGGGREHAVARALADSDAALYACAGNRNPGIVALADGFEALDTTNPQAVTTYANEVDATLAVVGPEAPLAAGVADALDDAGVYAFGPQEAEARIETDKAFQRRFMREHDIPGCPDFETFEDMDAACEYIDAYDGDLAVKPAGLTGGKGVRVIGDQVTAEEAKEYLRTADYDRVVLEERLVGEEFTVQAFVANGDLRVTPAVQDHKRAYEGDEGPNTGGMGSYSDAGLELPFMTEDDYTDAVEVMEATVDALEGYKGVLYGQFMLTETGPRVVEFNARFGDPEAMNTLPVLNTDFLDVLTAARESESLPQLSFQPQATVCKYAVPDGYPTDPEAGAKVTIDEEVVASVVRDRATEQSSGDEPRDNAGEALLFYASVDDREDGIYTTTSRSYAVVGVADTVTEAEEIAEGALERAGTEGLRVRHDIGKPDLVQQRIDHMDEIRGGD, from the coding sequence ATGACAGAGACTGTGCTGCTCGTGGGTGGCGGCGGGCGCGAACACGCCGTCGCACGCGCGCTGGCCGACTCCGACGCCGCGCTGTACGCCTGTGCGGGCAACCGGAACCCGGGTATCGTCGCCCTCGCCGACGGATTCGAGGCGCTCGATACGACGAACCCCCAGGCCGTGACGACGTACGCCAACGAAGTCGACGCGACGCTGGCCGTCGTCGGCCCCGAGGCACCGCTCGCGGCCGGCGTGGCCGACGCGCTCGACGACGCCGGGGTCTACGCCTTCGGTCCCCAGGAGGCCGAGGCGAGAATCGAGACGGACAAGGCGTTCCAGCGTCGCTTCATGCGGGAGCACGACATCCCCGGCTGTCCCGACTTCGAGACGTTCGAGGACATGGACGCGGCCTGCGAGTACATCGACGCGTACGACGGCGACCTGGCGGTGAAGCCGGCCGGCCTCACCGGTGGCAAGGGCGTCCGCGTCATCGGCGACCAGGTCACCGCCGAGGAGGCCAAGGAGTACCTCCGGACCGCGGACTACGACCGCGTCGTCCTCGAAGAGCGGCTCGTCGGCGAGGAGTTTACCGTCCAGGCGTTCGTCGCCAACGGCGACCTGCGGGTCACCCCGGCCGTCCAGGACCACAAACGCGCCTACGAGGGCGACGAGGGGCCCAACACCGGCGGGATGGGGAGTTACTCCGACGCCGGCCTCGAACTGCCCTTCATGACCGAGGACGACTACACCGACGCCGTCGAGGTCATGGAGGCCACCGTCGACGCGCTCGAGGGCTACAAGGGCGTCCTCTACGGCCAGTTCATGCTCACCGAGACCGGGCCGCGCGTCGTGGAGTTCAACGCCCGCTTTGGGGACCCCGAGGCGATGAACACGCTCCCGGTCCTGAACACGGACTTCCTCGACGTACTCACGGCCGCCCGCGAGAGCGAGTCGCTCCCGCAGCTGTCCTTCCAGCCACAAGCGACCGTCTGCAAGTACGCCGTGCCAGATGGCTACCCGACCGACCCGGAGGCCGGCGCGAAGGTGACCATCGACGAGGAGGTCGTGGCGAGCGTCGTGCGCGACCGAGCCACGGAACAGTCGAGCGGCGACGAGCCGCGAGACAACGCCGGAGAGGCGTTGCTCTTCTACGCCAGCGTCGACGACCGCGAGGACGGCATCTACACGACGACCTCCCGGTCGTACGCCGTCGTCGGGGTCGCCGACACCGTCACCGAGGCCGAGGAGATCGCCGAGGGCGCGCTCGAACGCGCCGGCACGGAGGGCCTGCGCGTGCGTCACGACATCGGGAAGCCCGACCTCGTCCAGCAGCGCATCGACCACATGGACGAGATCCGCGGCGGCGACTGA
- a CDS encoding thioredoxin domain-containing protein, translated as MTDSPDPTRRNRLDEAQSPYLRQHADNPVNWQPWDEQALEAAKERDLPIFLSIGYAACHWCHVMEEESFPDEATAQLLNEHYVPIKVDREERPDVDAVYMSICQQVTGGGGWPLSAWLTPDGEPFYVGTYFPPEEKRGQPGFRDLLRDLANSWADPEQRAEMENRARQWTDAIESDLEATGGRPGDPDEDLIQTAATVAHRGADRQHGGWGSGGPKFPQTGRIHALLRAYSDGESRSDSDTESGERSDPRADGQGDYLDVVEETLDVMADRGLYDHVGGGFHRYATDQQWAVPHFEKMLYDNAEIPRAFLAGYQTIGSERYASVVRETFAFVQRELQHPEGGFYSTLDAVSAPPDDPEGDTEEGAFYVWTPEQAHEAIDDETAAEVFCAYYGVDDRGQFDGGRVLAVRKPVGAVAEEFDLSEEEVLSHLQTALNQAFDARESRPRPARDEKVLAGWNGLMISALAEGAIVLDDAYADVAADALSFVREHLWDEEANRLQRRYKDGDVAIDGYLADYAFLGRGALHLFEATGEVGHLAFARDLARVICEAFWDADAETLYFTPTGGESLVARPQELTDQSTPSSTGVAVELLLALSHVSTDGRFESVAEAVVRTHADRVSSNPLQHASLTLATDTYQQGALELTLVGDVEGPPTEWEATLAERYVPRRLVAWRPADEGDFEEWLDALGLEDAPPIWAGRGPADGEPTVYACRNFACSPPRHDLAAALEWGQN; from the coding sequence ATGACCGACAGCCCGGACCCGACGCGACGAAACCGGCTCGACGAGGCCCAGAGTCCGTACCTCCGCCAGCACGCGGACAACCCCGTCAACTGGCAGCCCTGGGACGAGCAGGCGCTCGAGGCGGCGAAAGAACGCGACCTCCCCATCTTCCTCTCTATCGGCTACGCCGCCTGCCACTGGTGTCACGTCATGGAGGAGGAGAGCTTCCCGGACGAGGCCACGGCTCAGCTGCTCAACGAGCACTACGTCCCCATCAAGGTCGACCGGGAGGAGCGGCCGGACGTCGACGCCGTGTACATGAGCATCTGCCAGCAGGTGACCGGCGGCGGCGGGTGGCCGCTCTCGGCGTGGCTGACGCCCGACGGGGAGCCCTTCTACGTCGGGACCTACTTCCCGCCCGAGGAGAAGCGCGGGCAGCCGGGGTTTCGCGACCTGTTGCGGGACCTGGCGAACTCCTGGGCCGACCCCGAGCAGCGGGCGGAGATGGAGAACCGCGCCCGGCAGTGGACCGACGCCATCGAGAGCGACCTGGAGGCGACCGGCGGCCGGCCCGGTGACCCGGACGAGGACCTGATTCAGACGGCGGCCACCGTCGCCCACCGGGGTGCCGACCGACAGCACGGCGGGTGGGGCTCCGGCGGGCCGAAGTTCCCACAGACCGGGCGCATCCACGCCCTCCTCCGAGCATACAGCGACGGCGAGTCGCGAAGCGACTCGGATACGGAGAGCGGGGAGCGCAGCGACCCGCGAGCGGACGGCCAGGGCGACTATCTCGACGTCGTCGAGGAGACGCTGGACGTGATGGCCGACCGGGGGCTGTACGACCACGTCGGCGGCGGCTTCCATCGCTACGCCACCGACCAGCAGTGGGCGGTACCCCACTTCGAGAAGATGCTCTACGACAACGCCGAGATTCCACGCGCCTTCCTCGCGGGGTACCAGACCATCGGGTCCGAGCGGTACGCGTCGGTCGTGCGCGAGACGTTCGCGTTCGTCCAGCGCGAGCTCCAGCACCCCGAGGGCGGCTTCTACAGCACCCTCGACGCCGTGAGCGCCCCACCGGACGACCCGGAGGGAGACACCGAGGAGGGCGCGTTCTACGTCTGGACGCCCGAGCAGGCCCACGAGGCCATCGACGACGAGACGGCCGCGGAGGTCTTCTGTGCGTACTACGGCGTCGACGACAGGGGCCAGTTCGACGGGGGACGCGTCCTGGCGGTCCGCAAGCCCGTCGGCGCCGTCGCCGAGGAGTTCGACCTGTCCGAGGAGGAAGTGCTCTCACACCTCCAGACCGCGCTGAACCAGGCCTTCGACGCCCGCGAGTCGCGCCCGCGGCCCGCCCGCGACGAGAAGGTGCTCGCGGGGTGGAACGGACTGATGATCTCGGCGCTCGCCGAGGGCGCTATCGTCCTCGACGACGCGTACGCCGACGTGGCGGCCGACGCGCTCTCGTTCGTCCGCGAACACCTCTGGGACGAGGAGGCGAACCGCCTCCAGCGCCGGTACAAGGACGGCGACGTCGCCATCGACGGCTACCTTGCGGACTACGCCTTCCTCGGGCGGGGCGCCCTGCATCTCTTCGAGGCCACCGGCGAGGTCGGGCACCTCGCGTTCGCCCGCGACCTGGCGAGGGTCATCTGTGAGGCGTTCTGGGACGCCGACGCGGAGACGCTCTACTTCACGCCGACCGGCGGGGAGTCGCTGGTCGCCCGGCCACAGGAGCTGACCGACCAGTCGACGCCCTCCAGTACCGGCGTCGCCGTCGAACTCCTGCTCGCCCTCTCGCACGTTTCGACCGACGGCCGGTTCGAGTCAGTGGCCGAGGCCGTCGTCCGGACCCACGCCGACCGCGTTTCCTCGAACCCCCTCCAGCACGCCTCGCTGACGCTCGCGACGGATACCTACCAGCAGGGGGCGCTCGAACTCACGCTCGTCGGCGACGTCGAGGGCCCGCCGACCGAGTGGGAGGCAACGCTCGCCGAGCGATACGTCCCGCGGCGCCTGGTCGCCTGGCGGCCGGCCGACGAGGGTGACTTCGAGGAATGGCTCGACGCGCTGGGCCTCGAGGACGCGCCGCCGATATGGGCCGGCCGCGGCCCTGCCGACGGCGAACCGACGGTCTACGCCTGCCGGAACTTCGCGTGCTCGCCGCCGAGACACGACCTGGCGGCGGCACTGGAGTGGGGCCAGAACTGA
- a CDS encoding NADPH:quinone reductase yields MRAVRLDEHGDTDVLSVEETERPEPAADELLVEVGAAGVNPVDTYFRDGSYTPVSLPFTPGVDVAGVVSATGDAVSGFEAGDRVYGTGIGNGSFQGAYAEYATVPTDRVVHLPDGVDMAEAGAAGVVAVTAWRALVDHAGLDPAERCLVHGGSGGVGHAAVQIGAAVSARVVTTAAPEYHETLADLGAESVLDYDRDDLADAITEASDGGVDAVLDHRLDDYLQLDADVANTGARVVGIGENRPDPAFTNDGAARSKDVNYQFMSMFNTPDLRVPLRGVAHLMDTGALSIEIARSYDMDEAAEAQRAVMADSFMGKLVVEP; encoded by the coding sequence ATGCGAGCCGTACGCCTCGACGAACACGGCGATACAGACGTACTGAGTGTCGAAGAGACCGAGCGACCGGAGCCGGCGGCCGACGAACTCCTCGTCGAAGTCGGCGCCGCGGGCGTGAATCCCGTCGACACGTACTTCCGGGACGGGTCGTACACGCCGGTCTCGCTCCCATTTACCCCGGGCGTCGACGTCGCCGGCGTCGTCAGCGCCACCGGCGACGCAGTCTCCGGGTTCGAGGCGGGCGACCGCGTCTACGGGACCGGCATCGGGAACGGCTCCTTCCAGGGGGCCTACGCCGAGTACGCGACGGTCCCGACGGACCGGGTCGTCCACCTGCCCGACGGCGTCGACATGGCGGAGGCCGGCGCGGCGGGCGTCGTCGCCGTCACGGCCTGGCGCGCGCTGGTCGACCACGCGGGCCTTGACCCCGCCGAGCGCTGCCTGGTCCACGGGGGCTCGGGCGGCGTCGGCCACGCGGCCGTCCAGATCGGTGCGGCGGTCAGCGCGCGCGTCGTCACGACGGCGGCCCCCGAGTACCACGAGACGCTCGCTGACCTGGGGGCCGAGTCGGTCCTCGACTACGACCGTGACGACCTGGCGGACGCCATCACCGAGGCGTCCGACGGCGGCGTCGACGCGGTCCTGGACCACCGCCTCGACGACTACCTCCAGCTCGACGCCGACGTGGCGAACACGGGCGCCCGCGTGGTCGGCATCGGGGAGAACCGGCCCGACCCCGCGTTCACGAACGACGGGGCGGCCCGCTCGAAGGACGTCAACTACCAGTTCATGAGCATGTTCAACACGCCGGACCTCCGGGTCCCGCTTCGCGGGGTCGCCCACCTCATGGACACCGGCGCGCTGTCGATAGAGATCGCCCGCTCGTACGACATGGACGAGGCGGCCGAGGCCCAGCGCGCGGTCATGGCGGACAGCTTCATGGGCAAGCTCGTCGTCGAGCCCTGA
- a CDS encoding cupin domain-containing protein yields the protein MNVVADDSFEEVEVEPGVYLAQLAGGEEMSIQHLRMEPDALIPEHSHHHEQVGFVYQGEQTFVLEDGEAVTVGPGGSYQLASHEVHEVENRGDEELLAVDIFSPPRTNPDWME from the coding sequence ATGAACGTCGTTGCCGACGATTCGTTCGAAGAGGTCGAGGTCGAACCGGGCGTCTACCTCGCACAGCTCGCGGGCGGCGAGGAGATGAGCATCCAGCACCTCCGGATGGAACCCGACGCGCTCATCCCGGAACACAGTCACCACCACGAGCAGGTCGGGTTCGTCTACCAGGGCGAACAGACGTTCGTCCTCGAGGACGGCGAGGCGGTGACCGTCGGCCCCGGTGGGTCTTACCAGCTCGCGAGCCACGAGGTCCACGAGGTCGAGAACCGGGGGGACGAGGAACTGCTGGCCGTCGACATCTTCAGTCCACCCCGGACCAACCCGGACTGGATGGAGTGA
- a CDS encoding thioredoxin: MNETERLETMEPNPVWVADAYTDTVDTLSEYGDVLVFRVWGGDWCKDCRSQLPDFAAALDAADVPEGNVHHYPTEKAGDGSKTGPGVEAYGIEYIPTVIVEYEGEEVARFVEDEPVPIAVYLAERIADALE, translated from the coding sequence ATGAACGAGACGGAACGGCTCGAGACGATGGAACCGAACCCCGTGTGGGTCGCCGACGCCTACACCGACACCGTGGACACCCTGAGCGAGTACGGCGATGTCCTCGTCTTCCGTGTGTGGGGCGGCGACTGGTGCAAGGACTGCCGGTCGCAGCTGCCCGACTTCGCGGCGGCCCTCGATGCCGCGGACGTCCCCGAGGGGAACGTCCACCACTACCCGACAGAGAAGGCCGGGGACGGCTCGAAGACCGGCCCCGGCGTCGAGGCGTACGGCATCGAGTACATCCCGACGGTGATCGTCGAGTACGAGGGCGAGGAGGTCGCGCGGTTCGTCGAGGACGAACCCGTCCCCATCGCCGTCTACCTCGCCGAGCGAATCGCCGACGCCCTCGAGTGA
- a CDS encoding PLP-dependent cysteine synthase family protein produces the protein MDASIVETIGSPLVSVRAPEGATVAAKVESFNPGGSAKDRPARFMIERAEREGTLAEGDTLVEPTSGNTGIGMAMVGAAKGYDVVLVMPSSKSPERRGIMTAYGADIELVDGDISAAKERADELTEQDGYVQLRQFENPANPAAHYQTTGVEIVDQVGDRTVDALVAGVGTGGTITGTGRRLTEAYPDLEVVAVEPENNAVLSGMEPGTGEDSFQGMGPGFVSENLDVDLIDDVVTVTLEEAETECRRLAREEGILVGQSSGASNVAAYDVAARLVEAGVEDPLVVTVFWDSGERYMSTGMFD, from the coding sequence ATGGACGCGTCTATCGTCGAAACCATCGGGTCCCCGCTGGTCTCCGTGCGGGCGCCCGAGGGCGCGACAGTCGCCGCGAAGGTCGAATCGTTCAACCCCGGCGGGTCCGCGAAGGACCGCCCGGCGAGGTTCATGATAGAGCGGGCCGAACGCGAGGGGACGCTCGCCGAGGGCGACACGCTCGTCGAACCGACCAGCGGCAACACCGGCATCGGGATGGCCATGGTCGGGGCCGCGAAGGGCTACGACGTCGTCCTCGTGATGCCGTCCTCGAAGTCGCCCGAACGCCGCGGGATAATGACGGCCTACGGCGCCGACATCGAGCTCGTCGACGGGGACATCTCGGCGGCGAAAGAGCGCGCCGACGAACTCACAGAGCAGGACGGGTACGTGCAGTTGCGGCAGTTCGAGAACCCCGCCAACCCGGCGGCCCACTACCAGACGACCGGCGTCGAGATCGTCGACCAGGTCGGCGACCGGACCGTCGACGCGCTCGTCGCGGGCGTGGGCACCGGGGGGACCATCACGGGGACCGGCCGCAGACTCACGGAGGCGTACCCGGACCTCGAGGTGGTCGCGGTCGAACCCGAGAACAACGCCGTGCTCTCGGGCATGGAACCGGGGACCGGCGAGGACAGCTTCCAGGGGATGGGGCCGGGCTTCGTCAGCGAGAACCTCGACGTGGATCTCATAGACGACGTGGTGACCGTCACGCTCGAGGAAGCCGAGACCGAGTGCCGTCGACTCGCCCGCGAGGAGGGCATCCTCGTCGGCCAGTCCTCCGGCGCGTCGAACGTCGCTGCCTACGACGTCGCAGCACGGCTCGTCGAGGCGGGCGTCGAGGACCCGCTCGTCGTCACGGTGTTCTGGGACAGCGGCGAGCGGTACATGTCGACGGGGATGTTCGACTAG